The genomic DNA AAATAGTCTGCCAGAAGCTTATGTACTCAGAGTGCCAATGCTTGTCCTCGGTGGCGAACGGTGAGATGTACTCAATCTCGTCAAAGACAAGGAGGGTTCGTTGGTCGGGACGCGCGGTCGCGAGCAGATTGGTAAAGACTTCGGCATACCTTCTAGGGTCGGCTGGTGTTTTGAAAGGTTGCCCGAGTGCCTTGCCGAGGTCGTGGCCCACCTTTTCCAGAAGTTCGTGCCAATGAAGCTGGCGGACTGACGGCGATTTGCAATCGTAGTAGAGTGATTTTGATCCGTCTGCAGAAAGGAAACGCGATAGTTTGAATAGAAAGGAGGTCTTGCCGGTCTTTCGCAAGCCAAACAGCCCTCTGTTCTCACCTCTGCGTGCAGCGTCCCGGTAGTCGAGAAGTAAATCATCGCGACCGAAGAAGTAAGTATCGTGCTCGAGCGGAAGACGGAAATCGAATAGATCTCGGGCAAAAAGCTGCTCAGCGATCTTGTTACGAACGTACCATGCATTTCCGGCTGATGCACGTAACTCGCCCGCATTAATGGCTACGATGATACGAGACTCGTGATTCGATGCGAGGTAGTTTCGAATCCACTCCTCGGGATGTGACGCTTCAGAGACAAGAATTAGTGTTAGTTTTTCAACTCTTCCTCGAGCCGGATCATCCTCCAAGAATTGCTCGGCCGCCTGGAGCGCTCGGGGTTCAAGTTGCTGGTACGGGCTATAGACGAGCATGAGTTCCTGCGAGAATCCAAACATCTCTGACATGAAGCGTTCTGGCCGCAGGAAGAAGACAGATAGTTCTGTGTTGTGACCTGCACGCCTGCGGCCCCAGGTGACGTCAAATCCGCTCAAGAACGGAGACAACAGCTTTTCTTCGGCTGGGTGTGATTTGAGGTGAAAATCGCGTACGTCGTCGTGGATGTGGCTCATTTCGCGGGCATGAGGGGTGTTGTGAGGACCAACCTAACCAGTTCTCGGTAGAATGGCTAGTGGCCGCAGGTGGGATCATCTTGCCACAGGCGCTGAACTCTGCCCATCGCCATTCGGAACCGGGACGACTTCACCGGCAAGACGGGGAACGGCACACGCATGTAGCCCGCATGAACGAGCCCTCCGTGCCCGCTCCATAGATTGCCGAAAGACTGTTACGGGTCGGTTACTGCCTATCGCACCTCAGTCAAAACCGATGGCGTTTCATATTACTAATCCCTGTACTTCAATTTGATGCCGTCGAGTCTGCACGACTGCTCCGCCTTCTGCCGCGTGAATCACACGGATCGGGTCTCGCGCCGTCAATTCACCGACTTTCACACCCGTCTTCGTGAACCACTGAAGTCGCTTGCCCGAAAGCAACCCAAATCCGGCGTGCGAAACAAACAGCCGACCCTGCCTGAAGACGTCGAGGAGAGCCACAAGCTTCGTTTTGTTTTCGACGACGTAGAGTCGGGTGGGGGTAAGGAAGTAGGTGTACTGACCAACGTCTATGATCTCGCTCGGGCAAGTTCCGATGTCATACACTGTCTCAGGAAGCCCCTTCCGTGAAACTAGGATAATCTTGCCCGAATAGGTTGCGAGGTAGGCTCCACCGTTAGCAGAAAAGCTAGCCGCGTAGATCCAATCTTGAGGAGTTCCTTCAGTTAGCGTTATCTCTAATGGAAACCCATCCAACTCCACAACATGGTCGGGAGCCGTTCGAGCAAAATACGTAATATCTGATTCCTCGAATCCGAGCGTAGTCGGATCGACCCCGGTCAGAATCTCGAATGCCCAGTTGAGGGACCTCATCTTCTCAGTGGCAGTTGGATCGTCAGGATTACGATCAGGATGATGGATCTGTGCCAACTTGCGGTACTTCCGTTTGATATCTGCGGGGTCGACCGGTAGCGACAAACCGAAAAGCCGCAAAGCAGCCTCCACATCTTGCCCCGCTCCGAAGCGCTCACTCCGACCGAGGACACGCTTCCAACCTTCCTTGAGAGGCATCATGACCCCCCACAATGCAACGCCATCTGTCGCGCAACACCATGCCTCGTCGGCTAACGTGAAAATGTACCGGTCTCCCCCGGGAGCAGAATCCACGGCCCGAACTTGCGATTTAAACTCCCCCCAGTAGTTCGTTTTGATAGTCCGGAAGTGATCAACGACGCGGGGGTCCTCGCGAAGATTGGACTCGGCGATGATGTTCAGCTCTGCATCGTAGATGTGAAGAACCCCGTTGGAGTCCATGATAGCGATGCTGGAACCGCCGGCAGTGGCCCCAGTACGAT from Orrella dioscoreae includes the following:
- a CDS encoding J domain-containing protein → MTGFLSKWFGKAKAEVPIESLELTTIASDSKKASGRREPPTALNWSQAEYIPLPPSPPTWEVDGRDEFHREYSDPLMGPIFQAGFKSQNTKVLKLAVGLSPAQRQGRAGEVIAKAYSKLIVQRVKSGRLGSAAKQCVEMFELVPDHVKDVDRRRFNRILGLMDKAGKKHDYKHVEVSGPSSIPLFTVSDDVPWTLVGERKLQSNEQPDSTFEIAAMDANGIWLIDRAAFSEDRPGAKAVLRRTDRHGLFVGEKALLHDVYRTGATAGGSSIAIMDSNGVLHIYDAELNIIAESNLREDPRVVDHFRTIKTNYWGEFKSQVRAVDSAPGGDRYIFTLADEAWCCATDGVALWGVMMPLKEGWKRVLGRSERFGAGQDVEAALRLFGLSLPVDPADIKRKYRKLAQIHHPDRNPDDPTATEKMRSLNWAFEILTGVDPTTLGFEESDITYFARTAPDHVVELDGFPLEITLTEGTPQDWIYAASFSANGGAYLATYSGKIILVSRKGLPETVYDIGTCPSEIIDVGQYTYFLTPTRLYVVENKTKLVALLDVFRQGRLFVSHAGFGLLSGKRLQWFTKTGVKVGELTARDPIRVIHAAEGGAVVQTRRHQIEVQGLVI